CGGGGCTTGCGCTGCTGTGGGCGCGGCGGGGGAGCATCGCGCTGAAGGTGCTGGGGACGTTGGCGATTCTGGCGCTCGGGGTGGTGCAGTTATTCAAAGTCTACGGACTGCGGACGGAGATGGGCGGTAGCGGTCTGCCGGCGTTTTTCACATTCGAATCGAAAGAGGATCGGGCGCGGGCAGTGGAGGAAAGCCGGGCCGGGCCCGCGACGGCGACTCCGGCTGAACCGGCTCCCGCGGCGGCTCCGGAAGTCGTGAAGGCCGCCGTTCCGGAGCCTCCGCCCGCGCCGGTGTTCCATAACTACTGGACTGACTACCGCGGCCCGAACCGCCTCGGCATCTACGCCGAAGGCCCGATTCTCACGGAGTGGCCGGCCGAGGGGCTCACACAGCTGTGGAAGCAACCCATTGGCGGCGGGTACGGCGGCTTCGTAGTGGCCGACGGGCTGCTGTACACGATCGAGCAGCGGCGGGATCAGGAAGTGGTGGCCGCCTACGACATCGGCGCCGGACGAGAAAAGTGGACGAATTCCTGGAAGGCGTTCTTCCAGGAATCGATGGGCGGGGACGGTCCGCGCACGACGCCGGTTTACGACGGCGGACGGCTTTACGCGCTTGGCGCGGAGGGCGAACTGCGCTGCCTGAATGCGGGCACGGGCAAGTTGATCTGGAGCAAGAACATCCTCAAAGAGAACGGCGCGTCGAATCTGATGTGGGCGATGTCGGCCTCGCCGCTCGTAGTCGGCGAAAAGCTGATCGTGCTGCCGGGCGGGCCGGAGAAGTCCGTGGTGGCGTACGAAAAAGCGACCGGCAAGTTTCTGTGGGGCTCTCAGGATGACGAGCAGGCGTATGTTTCGCCGATGGTGATGACGCTTGGCGGCAAGCGGCAACTCGTGGTGATCAGCGCCACCCGCGCCATGGGCATGACGATCGACGAAGGCCGGGTGTTGTGGGAGGTTCCGTGGGTGACCGAGTATCACGTGAACGCTACGCAGCCGCTGAAGGTGAGCGACAACCGCGTGCTGCTGTCGGCGGGATACGGCCATGGGTCGGCGCTGGTGGAGTTGACGCCGAAGGACGATGCGTTCGAGACGAAGGTGGTCTGGCAGAACAATCGGATGAAGACGAAGTTCAACCCGCCGGTGCTGTTCGAGGGGAACGTCTATGGGCTGGACGAAGGGATTCTCCAGTGCATCGACGCAGGTACGGGCGAGCAGAAATGGAAGGGCGGGCGGTACGGCTATGGGCAGGTGCTGCTCGCCTCGGGGCGCCTGGTGGTGCTGAGCGAGCGCGGCGAGTTGGCGCTGGTGAAGGCGGCTCCGGCGGCGTACGAGGAGATCGCGAAGTTTCAGGCGATCGAAGGCAAGACGTGGAACACGCACGCGATCGCCGATGGTGTGGTCTACGTGCGCAACGCGGAAGAGATGGCGGCGTTCCGGCTGGGTGCGCGATGACGCCTCCCGTGATCAACCTGCGGGAAAAGCTGGCTCTGTTCGAGGAGCACTGGTCGCCACGGATCGTGGCGGCGATGAACGGGTACCAGTTCAAGCTCGTGAAGGTGAAGGGAGAGTTCGTGTGGCACGATCACGCCGAGACCGACGAGGTGTTTGTGGTACTCCAAGGCCGGCTGACGATCGCGTTTCGCGACGGCGAGGTGACGCTTGGACCGGGCGAGATGGTAGTGGTCCCGAGGGGCGTGGAGCACAAGCCCTACGCCGATGAGGAGTGCCACATGATGCTGGTGGAGCCGGCGGGGACGGTCAACACAGGCGCGGCGGGCGGCGAGTTGACCGCACCGGACGGCGTATGGGTGTGAGACTTGCCGGACTGCTGATCACGGCGGCGGCGCTGGCGGCCGACTGGCCGGAGTGGCGCGGCGCGGGACGGCAGGGGATCTGGACCGAAAACGGCATCGTGGATGCAGTGCCCACGGCGCTGAAAGAAACCTGGCGTGTCCCGGTGCGGGCCGGCTATTCGGGGCCGGCCGTCGCCAGGGGTCGCGTTTTCCTTCTCGATTTCGCGCGGGGCGATGGGACGCGGGTGGAAGAACGGGCCGTGTGCCTTGATGAACGGAGCGGGAAGACGCTCTGGACTCGGGCGTGGGAGGCCGACTATCGTGGACTCGACTACGCCAACGGTCCGCGGGCGACGCCGAGCGTAGACGGTGACAACCTCTACGTCCTCGGCGCGATGGGATCGTTGCGATGCCTGCGAGTGCGCGATGGAAGCGAAGTGTGGTCAGCGGATTTCGTGCGGGACTTCGCGGCGGAGATTCCGGGATGGGGCACGTCGAGCGCGCCGCTGGTGGCGGGCGAGAATCTGATCGCCGTGGTGGGCGGGCGGCCGGACGCCAAGGTGGTCGCGTTCGATAAGCGCACTGGCGCGGTGAAATGGAAGGCGCTCTCCGGCGCCGATTCCGAGATCGGCTACTCGCAGCCGGTGCTGATTCGCGCCGGACGGCCGCAGGTAATCGTGTGGCACGCGGGGGCGATTGACGCACTCGATCCGGAGACCGGGCGAAGCCTATGGTCGCAGGCATTTCGCATCACGATGAACACTCCGATCGCGACGCCGGCGTGGAGCGCGCCGCACCTGCTCGTGTCGGGCTTCTTCGATGGAGCGCGGATGATGGATGTGGGCCGCGATGGCGCGCGGCTTGCGTGGGGTAGCGAGAGCCATTCCGAGATCAAGAGCGACAAACTGCACACGCTGATGAGCCAGCCGATCATTGAGGGTGATTACGTCTACGGAGTGTGCAGTTACGGGCAGTTACGATGCCTGCGGCGGACCACGGGGGAACGGGTGTGGGAGACGCAGGCGCTGACGGTGGAGCGGGCTCGAAACGTCACGGCGTGGCTGGTTCGGCAGGGCGAGCGTGTATTCGCGTTGAACGATCGCGGAGAGCTGGTGACGGCGCACCTTTCGCCGGAGGGCTACCAGGAAACGAGCCGGGTGAAGTTGATTGAGCCAACGTCGAAGGCGGGTGGGCGGCGGGAACTCGGTGCGGTGGTGTGGTCGCACCCGGCGTTTGCGAACCGTCACATCGTGCTGCGCAACGATCGGGAAGCGGTGCGGTTCTCGTTGGCCGTCGCCGACTACGACTCCACGCGCTGAGCCGCCCCGTTCCAGCGCTGGCGGCGGCCGGATTGGAGCGACAGGTTCGCCATCTGCACGACGAGCGCGGCCTGGAAGCCGAGGCGCATCGGAGCCGTGGGCTTGTTCCGCGTGCGGACACACTCGAGAAAGTTAGCGACGTGTAAGTCCGTGGCGTAACCGAAGCCCTTGGCGGACTTACCGCTGAGCGCGGCCGTATCTTCGGCGCCGGACATGTAGACGCGGTATTCCTCGCGGCCGATGTCCATACGCGCTTTATCGCCGTCGATCTGGTTGAGTTGGTCGTTGCGGGACTGGTAGCGCATGGCCGCGTAGTTGACGCTGAAGACGCCGATGAAGTCCTCCGGGTACTCGGCAGTGACGACGACGGATTCGGGCGTATCGACGCTTTCCTTATGCGGACGGCCGGCGGCGGCGGTGACGGCCGTCGGGTAGCTGGCGTTCATCAACAGGTGGAAGCCGTCGAAGACATGGGCGCCCTGGTCGGCGACGATGCCGCCGGCGTACTCCCGGTAGAAGCGCCAGTTGCGGAAGCGGTCCGGGTCCACGGCGCGGCGGGCGGCGGGGCCTTGCCATTGTTCCCAGTCGAGCGGGCCGTCGAGTTTCGTGGTCCGGCGCGCGCTCAGGTAGTTGTTGAGCCACCAGCCCCGGATCATGCGGACGTCGCCGAGCGTCCCTTTGGCGACGACGCGGCGCGCTTCGAGATACAGGTCGTAGCTGCGGCGCTGCATGCCCACCTGGATGATCTGCTTCGAACGCTTCTCCGCCTCGACGAGTTCGACGCCTTGCTGGGGCGTTTGGCAGAGCGGCTTCTCGACGTAGACGTCCTTGCCGGCGGCTAACGCGTCGAGCACCATGCGGTGATGCCAGTGTTCGGGTGTCGCGATCAGGACCGCTTGGATGGCTGAGTCGGCGAGGAGGTCTTTGTAGTTGCGTACGGCCTTCGGTGTATCGAGCTGGTGTTTTGCCGCCTCGGAGAGCGCTCGTTCGAGGTTCGGCTCATAGACGTCGCAGATGGCGGAGACGCGAACGGCGGGGTCCTTCTGGAACACGGTCATCACGAACGTGCCGCGGCCGCCGGAGCCAATCACGCCGAGTTGCACGTTGCTTTGTTGCAGGAGTGCGGCGGCGGCAGTGGGCGCGGTGGCAAAGAACGTGCGGCGTTTCATCACCGCCGATGATATCGCGCTACTCGTCGATGGCGATGTAGCCGTGGCGGGCGAGGAAGCGGAAGTAGGCTTCGTAGTTGAACTTGGACGGGCCGGCTTCCTTTTCTGTGAGCGCGATGATCTGTTCGATCGTGCGCTTGCCGTCGGCCCAGTAGAGAGCGAGTCCGGCGCGGGCGTCCCAGGCTCCGGAGGGGAAGCCGTTGCGCTTGTCGACCGCCAGATCGTCGAGCGGGATGGTGCCGAACCGGAGGCGGCGGGGCTTGGGGCCCTGAACGATCCTGGGAGTGATTGTCACTCTGGGTACGACGTTAGGATCGATTCGTTGAAGGGACTTGAGTGCGAGTGTCCGCGAGATCCCCTCCGGCCAGCGGCGGATGCTTGTTCCAAGGAACATCGCCTCGACCTGACCGGCGTTGGCGAGGTAGTAGACGTACGTTGCCGCGACGATAGTGAGGTCTCGCAAAGAACGTTCGTCGACGGTGTCCGGTGTGTCGCGCGAGTTGTGGTGCGAGTGAACGCCCGTGCCGCTGTAAGGCCAAGTCGTGGGGATGCCGATCGAGGGCTCGCCGAGAAAGCTGTCGGTGCCCGGCATGAACGGCGCGAGCTTCCACGGCCGTTTCACGCGCGGGAAGTACGCCTCGGCGATCTCGGCGATCAGCGCATCGGTGTAGGCTGCGCCGGACCATGGATTCAGATGGAAAGTATACTCCGTGCCCTTCGCTTCGTAGGAGCCCGCGGGCGTGTCGAGACAGAACGCGGCGATGGTGCGCTTGATGCGCTCCCGATTCGATGCAATGTAGTGATGCGTGCCGTAGTACTCGCCCATGATGAGGACGCGGATAGTGCGGCGGGGCCGGGCCAGCGCCTTGCGGGCGATGCCGCGATTGATGGCCGCGATGGCCTCGATCATCGCAGCCACGCCGGTAGCGTTATCGTGCGCACCCTGTTCGGAGGCGTGGCCGAGCAGCAGCACTTCTTCGTTCGTCTCACCGGGGATGGTGGCGGTGACGTAGGGGTAGGAATCCTTGTAGAGGCGCGTGTCGACGTTGGCACGAAGGCGAATTGTCTCGCCGTTCTGAAGCCGGGCGCGAAGCCGGTCCCCTTGATCGGGATTGAGCGAGAAGCAGGGCAGGGGAGTGCTGGACGCGGTGAACGCCCAACCGGCGTCTCCCCAGGCATTCACCCACTGGCGACCATCGCGCAGGTCGCGATTCTCGCTGAAGCCGTTGAGCACGCCCGCCACTTTCGCCTTCACGAGTTCGTGCTTGATGCCCGCCGGATTCTTTTCGGTGAGGACGAACTTGCCGGCGACATTGGCTCCGGGCTCCCACAACGCCAGGTCCGCTACGGTGTTTTTCGCCGGCCCGCTCCACATGCACAGCGACGCGGGCTCGCGGCGATAGTCGGCGAGCACTTCGCCGGACCCCTCAACCGTCAGAGTCGCCGAGCGCGCATCCCAGGCGAGGGGCATGGTCCAGAAGCCGTACTGCGTCTTCCCGTCGGCGGGCGCCTTCACGATTTCGACGTTCCCGGCCCCGGCCGCGCGCAGCATAGCCGCCACGTTGCCCGAGGTCTCATGGAACTTCGGGAAGGTGAACCAGCGGTCGGTCTTCCACACCGCTTCGACGTGCGTCATGGCTTCGGCCGGCCGTACGTCGTGGCCGATGGTGTCGAGCAGCGCGGGAATTTCTGTGGCGCCGCACAACGGCAGCGCGATGAGAGCGAGTGTTTGGCTAGCGGACATTTTCACGAGGGTCGGGGTGATCGCGCGATACGACTTCAACGAGTCCGACGATGTCGCCAAGCGAGTCGTAGACGGGTGCAAGCACCGAGGTGAGGCCGGGTTTCTCCCGCACCACCTGAACTTCGCCCTTCTCCAGCACGGTCTGCATCGACGGGTGCATATCCTGGTGGAGCGCGCCCCAGGGCCAGAACTGCGAGAGCTCGTTGACGTTGCGGATGACGATGTGGATCTTGCCGGGTTTGGCGGCGAGCGGCATCCAGAGGTTGACGTCGTTCGGGAAGGCGGCAAGGCGAGAGAGGCGGATGAGCGTCTTCTTCACCGCGATGAACGTGGCGTGGTCCACGTTGTAGTCGTCGCTGGCGGCGTACTTGTCCTTGGGATTGTCGGCGAACATCGCCGCGAGGGCCTGCGGAGTGACGATGCGCTTGCACTGGTCGCCATCGAGCATCACAGAAGCGACGCGAGCGATCTCACGCATGGCGTCTTCGCGGGGGTCGGCGGCGGCCGTCGCGGCAGCGATCAGTACGAGGGCGGCAAGTCGCATCATTTCTTCTCGAAGATCAGGGCTCGGACCCGGTTCCATGCATCTGGGTCTATGTTCTCAACTTGGGCGTCGGCGGCGCGGGAGGCGGCCTCGAGGTCGGGGTTGTTCCACTCGTTCGGCGGCCGGTCCGCGCGCTCCGGACGCGGACTCCACCAATCGCCGGGCTGGCTGTCGTTGAAGGCCACCGTCACTTCGGCGCGATTGATGCGCAGCGATTGCAGCAGAGCGAGGTCCTGGAGGACGTTGCGCTGGTTCTTGAGGCGAATGGAGGGAATCGGATCGCGCAAACCGAACCGGTCCCCTGGGTAGACGAGGGTGGTGCCGCCGCCGTCGAAATG
This DNA window, taken from Bryobacteraceae bacterium, encodes the following:
- a CDS encoding PQQ-binding-like beta-propeller repeat protein — its product is MAWYQSAWAVAGASILFPPAGLALLWARRGSIALKVLGTLAILALGVVQLFKVYGLRTEMGGSGLPAFFTFESKEDRARAVEESRAGPATATPAEPAPAAAPEVVKAAVPEPPPAPVFHNYWTDYRGPNRLGIYAEGPILTEWPAEGLTQLWKQPIGGGYGGFVVADGLLYTIEQRRDQEVVAAYDIGAGREKWTNSWKAFFQESMGGDGPRTTPVYDGGRLYALGAEGELRCLNAGTGKLIWSKNILKENGASNLMWAMSASPLVVGEKLIVLPGGPEKSVVAYEKATGKFLWGSQDDEQAYVSPMVMTLGGKRQLVVISATRAMGMTIDEGRVLWEVPWVTEYHVNATQPLKVSDNRVLLSAGYGHGSALVELTPKDDAFETKVVWQNNRMKTKFNPPVLFEGNVYGLDEGILQCIDAGTGEQKWKGGRYGYGQVLLASGRLVVLSERGELALVKAAPAAYEEIAKFQAIEGKTWNTHAIADGVVYVRNAEEMAAFRLGAR
- a CDS encoding PQQ-binding-like beta-propeller repeat protein, which codes for MRLAGLLITAAALAADWPEWRGAGRQGIWTENGIVDAVPTALKETWRVPVRAGYSGPAVARGRVFLLDFARGDGTRVEERAVCLDERSGKTLWTRAWEADYRGLDYANGPRATPSVDGDNLYVLGAMGSLRCLRVRDGSEVWSADFVRDFAAEIPGWGTSSAPLVAGENLIAVVGGRPDAKVVAFDKRTGAVKWKALSGADSEIGYSQPVLIRAGRPQVIVWHAGAIDALDPETGRSLWSQAFRITMNTPIATPAWSAPHLLVSGFFDGARMMDVGRDGARLAWGSESHSEIKSDKLHTLMSQPIIEGDYVYGVCSYGQLRCLRRTTGERVWETQALTVERARNVTAWLVRQGERVFALNDRGELVTAHLSPEGYQETSRVKLIEPTSKAGGRRELGAVVWSHPAFANRHIVLRNDREAVRFSLAVADYDSTR
- a CDS encoding Gfo/Idh/MocA family oxidoreductase gives rise to the protein MKRRTFFATAPTAAAALLQQSNVQLGVIGSGGRGTFVMTVFQKDPAVRVSAICDVYEPNLERALSEAAKHQLDTPKAVRNYKDLLADSAIQAVLIATPEHWHHRMVLDALAAGKDVYVEKPLCQTPQQGVELVEAEKRSKQIIQVGMQRRSYDLYLEARRVVAKGTLGDVRMIRGWWLNNYLSARRTTKLDGPLDWEQWQGPAARRAVDPDRFRNWRFYREYAGGIVADQGAHVFDGFHLLMNASYPTAVTAAAGRPHKESVDTPESVVVTAEYPEDFIGVFSVNYAAMRYQSRNDQLNQIDGDKARMDIGREEYRVYMSGAEDTAALSGKSAKGFGYATDLHVANFLECVRTRNKPTAPMRLGFQAALVVQMANLSLQSGRRQRWNGAAQRVES
- a CDS encoding cupin domain-containing protein yields the protein MTPPVINLREKLALFEEHWSPRIVAAMNGYQFKLVKVKGEFVWHDHAETDEVFVVLQGRLTIAFRDGEVTLGPGEMVVVPRGVEHKPYADEECHMMLVEPAGTVNTGAAGGELTAPDGVWV
- a CDS encoding M28 family peptidase gives rise to the protein MSASQTLALIALPLCGATEIPALLDTIGHDVRPAEAMTHVEAVWKTDRWFTFPKFHETSGNVAAMLRAAGAGNVEIVKAPADGKTQYGFWTMPLAWDARSATLTVEGSGEVLADYRREPASLCMWSGPAKNTVADLALWEPGANVAGKFVLTEKNPAGIKHELVKAKVAGVLNGFSENRDLRDGRQWVNAWGDAGWAFTASSTPLPCFSLNPDQGDRLRARLQNGETIRLRANVDTRLYKDSYPYVTATIPGETNEEVLLLGHASEQGAHDNATGVAAMIEAIAAINRGIARKALARPRRTIRVLIMGEYYGTHHYIASNRERIKRTIAAFCLDTPAGSYEAKGTEYTFHLNPWSGAAYTDALIAEIAEAYFPRVKRPWKLAPFMPGTDSFLGEPSIGIPTTWPYSGTGVHSHHNSRDTPDTVDERSLRDLTIVAATYVYYLANAGQVEAMFLGTSIRRWPEGISRTLALKSLQRIDPNVVPRVTITPRIVQGPKPRRLRFGTIPLDDLAVDKRNGFPSGAWDARAGLALYWADGKRTIEQIIALTEKEAGPSKFNYEAYFRFLARHGYIAIDE